A part of Myxococcus landrumus genomic DNA contains:
- a CDS encoding Lrp/AsnC family transcriptional regulator: protein MPMDELDFRLVDLLQRDGRATQLELSRAVGLSQPAVAERIRKLEERGVVTGYAARVDATKLGKDITAFIGVSIEHPKYFEGFAKKVLSLPDVLECHRVAGQDSYLLKVKSANTRTLDSLLVETLRIIDGVTRTQTTIVLSSIKEDTHVRVPLEYAKGE, encoded by the coding sequence ATGCCCATGGATGAACTCGACTTCCGCCTGGTGGACCTGTTGCAGCGCGATGGCCGCGCGACGCAGCTGGAGCTGTCCCGCGCGGTCGGCCTGTCCCAGCCCGCGGTGGCGGAGCGGATCCGCAAGTTGGAAGAGCGGGGCGTCGTCACCGGCTACGCGGCGCGCGTGGACGCGACGAAGCTGGGCAAGGACATCACGGCGTTCATCGGGGTGAGCATCGAGCACCCCAAGTACTTCGAGGGCTTCGCCAAGAAGGTCCTCTCGCTGCCCGACGTGCTGGAGTGCCACCGCGTCGCCGGGCAGGACTCCTATCTGCTCAAGGTCAAGAGCGCGAACACGCGCACCCTCGACTCGTTGCTCGTGGAGACGCTGCGCATCATCGACGGCGTCACCCGAACGCAGACCACCATCGTCCTGTCATCCATCAAAGAGGACACGCATGTCCGCGTGCCCCTCGAGTACGCCAAAGGAGAGTGA
- a CDS encoding aminotransferase-like domain-containing protein yields the protein MSADAMSAPLPPPPVWRLAQRMSRIKTSAVREILKVAERPDILSFAGGLPAPELFPLEAIADAHARVLAEDGRSALQYSTTEGFAPLREWIATHLGKKGRVCNADQILITNGSQQGIDLVAKVLLDPGDLVIVENPSYLAALQTFGGYEAKFATVESDDHGMRVDDLERVLATHKPKLLYIVANFQNPKGTTLALERRKELVRLAQQHRFLILEDDPYGELRFRGEHLPSLAAFEDQGVVVSLGTFSKTLAPGLRIGWVAGPKDFVRSLTIAKQSTDLHTATVAQRAVVKLLQNFDYYGHLESLRPVYGERANAMLDALKLHMPQGTSWTHPDGGMFLWAQLPPGLSGDTLLPRAIEQKVAFVPGSPFFATNPRSEFIRLNYSNRPPELIAEGMRRLGAVISGSL from the coding sequence ATGAGTGCCGACGCCATGAGCGCCCCCCTTCCCCCGCCGCCGGTCTGGCGTCTCGCGCAACGCATGTCGCGCATCAAGACGTCCGCCGTGCGCGAAATCCTCAAGGTCGCGGAGCGCCCCGACATCCTCTCCTTCGCCGGCGGCCTGCCCGCGCCGGAGCTCTTCCCGCTGGAGGCCATCGCGGACGCCCACGCGCGCGTGCTGGCCGAGGACGGCCGCTCCGCCCTCCAGTACAGCACCACCGAGGGCTTCGCCCCGCTGCGTGAGTGGATTGCCACGCACCTGGGCAAGAAGGGCCGCGTCTGCAACGCGGACCAGATTCTCATCACCAACGGCTCGCAGCAGGGCATCGACCTGGTCGCGAAGGTGCTGCTGGACCCGGGTGACCTCGTCATCGTCGAGAACCCCAGCTACCTCGCCGCGCTGCAGACGTTCGGCGGCTACGAGGCGAAGTTCGCGACGGTGGAGAGCGACGACCACGGCATGCGCGTGGACGACCTGGAGCGCGTGCTGGCGACGCACAAGCCGAAGCTGCTCTACATCGTCGCCAACTTCCAGAACCCCAAGGGCACCACCCTGGCCCTGGAGCGCCGCAAGGAGCTGGTGCGGCTGGCGCAGCAGCACCGCTTCCTCATCCTCGAGGACGACCCGTACGGCGAGCTGCGCTTCCGTGGCGAGCACCTGCCGTCGCTGGCCGCCTTCGAGGACCAGGGCGTCGTCGTGTCCCTGGGTACGTTCTCCAAGACGCTGGCCCCGGGCCTGCGCATCGGCTGGGTGGCGGGCCCGAAGGACTTCGTGCGCAGCCTCACCATCGCCAAGCAGTCCACGGACCTGCACACCGCCACCGTCGCCCAGCGCGCCGTGGTGAAGCTGCTCCAGAACTTCGACTACTACGGCCACCTGGAGTCGCTGCGCCCCGTCTACGGCGAGCGCGCCAACGCCATGCTGGACGCCCTCAAGCTCCACATGCCCCAGGGCACCAGTTGGACGCACCCCGACGGCGGCATGTTCCTCTGGGCCCAACTTCCCCCGGGCCTCAGCGGTGACACCCTGCTACCGCGCGCCATCGAGCAGAAGGTCGCCTTCGTTCCGGGCAGCCCCTTCTTCGCCACCAACCCGCGCTCGGAGTTCATCCGCCTCAACTACTCCAACCGCCCGCCGGAGCTGATTGCCGAGGGCATGCGCCGCCTGGGCGCCGTCATCTCCGGCTCGCTGTAG
- a CDS encoding SDR family oxidoreductase, with amino-acid sequence MQLKDLKVIVTGGAQGMGAHFAQRLLEAGAQVAVGDVAEEKLAALPAGIHRRKLDVSSEEDIASFVSWAHGAMGGLNGLINNAGVLRDALLVKKDKATGQVKKLSTQDWNTVIGVNLTGATLMVREVVAKMVETDQKPGVVVNMSSIARHGNRGQSNYVSAKAALAANTVTWSREFGPFGIRVGAVAPGMIETPMTQGMNQKARDTLVSAIPVGRIGLPEDIWLAVKFILECDYFNGRTIDVDGGLNF; translated from the coding sequence ATGCAGCTCAAGGACCTGAAGGTGATTGTGACGGGTGGTGCCCAGGGCATGGGTGCGCACTTCGCGCAGCGACTGCTGGAGGCCGGGGCCCAGGTGGCCGTGGGTGACGTGGCGGAGGAGAAGCTGGCCGCGCTGCCCGCGGGCATCCACCGCCGCAAGCTGGATGTGTCGTCGGAGGAGGACATCGCGTCCTTCGTGAGCTGGGCGCACGGGGCGATGGGCGGCCTCAACGGCCTCATCAACAACGCGGGCGTCCTGCGCGACGCGCTGCTGGTGAAGAAGGACAAGGCGACGGGCCAGGTGAAGAAGCTGTCCACCCAGGACTGGAACACCGTCATCGGCGTCAACCTGACGGGCGCCACGCTGATGGTGCGCGAGGTGGTGGCGAAGATGGTGGAGACGGACCAGAAGCCCGGCGTCGTCGTCAACATGTCGTCCATCGCCCGGCACGGCAACCGGGGCCAGTCCAACTATGTCTCCGCCAAGGCGGCGCTCGCGGCGAACACCGTGACGTGGTCGCGCGAGTTCGGCCCGTTCGGCATCCGCGTGGGCGCGGTGGCCCCGGGCATGATTGAGACGCCCATGACGCAGGGCATGAACCAGAAGGCCCGCGACACGCTGGTCTCCGCCATCCCCGTGGGCCGCATCGGCCTGCCCGAGGACATCTGGCTCGCCGTGAAGTTCATCCTCGAGTGTGACTACTTCAACGGCCGCACCATCGACGTCGACGGCGGCCTCAACTTCTAG
- a CDS encoding transglycosylase SLT domain-containing protein, producing the protein MDGRRWLRVGAVVLSLTHASSAWAQSPEDEGPGEVLSEEQLEQLLDTPAAQPSGAELSVSMFGPEQLAPYFAQGALAKAREALRLGRHARARALLADEAATLPVRFLRAQSAHLARDYATSAEELAALAVDYAPLKDHFLLWAAQANEKLRKRELAASQYREVSPGSPLYAEARFSLARVLRRQRDIPGAVEALQELIDSRQTKGPDVLRTKALLAVCDLARAQGQYNLEHRALLEVWATSPLSREAQRARQRLTGLSLPLKWKVRRAEALVELHHNIAAMELLRGVMSQVELPDETSCRAHLAYGRALRKERQHRRAIQLLAPVAEKCLSPEQRPQALYVLGYSQSVVDPKGAIETYATLARDYPEHGYADDALFFEAWLLQRTGQADVALARYAEAARRYPAGNFAAEALFRTFWLHTRREAPTQALAALDAVEHLPAASRTDESLWRARYWRARLREAAPLTNAAALDDYVRLTTERPASWYGMLARSRLARVAPVRLAQAVPPPEPGAEVPPDEVWPLPPGVLRDDPRFAAGVELLRLGHPGAAKELLAVDSRGLPEAPARLLYQTMLRAGRKQAARQVARVSLRQDVQGPLNAASRPVWEATWPLTYRKLIQRYSRVSRVDPDLMQGLIREESRFRPQARSATGALGLAQLMPDTARTVARQLKLPEVGEAGLLQPAQNVRLGAAYLGQLLQRFDGNVAYAVAAYNAGPAAVDRWRQALPEAELDEWVEHITFDETREYVKHVLGSYGAYKLLYTGEPLMLHAMRSGDVSRR; encoded by the coding sequence ATGGATGGACGACGTTGGCTGCGCGTGGGTGCCGTGGTGCTCTCCCTCACCCACGCGAGCTCCGCCTGGGCGCAGTCCCCCGAGGATGAAGGCCCTGGTGAGGTCCTGTCGGAGGAGCAGTTGGAGCAACTGCTCGACACTCCGGCGGCGCAGCCTTCGGGCGCGGAGCTCTCCGTGTCGATGTTCGGTCCGGAGCAGCTCGCGCCGTACTTCGCGCAAGGGGCCCTGGCCAAGGCGCGGGAGGCCCTGCGCCTGGGCCGTCATGCGCGAGCCCGCGCCCTGCTCGCGGACGAGGCCGCCACGCTGCCCGTCCGCTTCCTGCGTGCGCAGAGCGCGCACCTGGCCCGTGACTACGCCACCTCCGCGGAGGAGCTGGCCGCGCTGGCCGTCGACTACGCGCCGCTGAAGGACCACTTCCTGCTGTGGGCGGCGCAGGCCAACGAGAAGCTGCGCAAGCGGGAGCTGGCCGCCTCGCAGTATCGCGAGGTGAGCCCGGGCTCGCCGCTCTACGCGGAGGCGCGCTTCAGCCTCGCGCGAGTGCTCCGGCGTCAGCGCGACATCCCCGGCGCGGTGGAGGCGCTCCAGGAGCTCATCGACAGCCGACAGACCAAGGGGCCGGACGTGCTGCGGACGAAGGCGCTGCTCGCCGTCTGTGATTTGGCCCGGGCGCAGGGGCAGTACAACCTGGAGCACCGCGCGCTGCTGGAGGTCTGGGCGACGAGTCCCTTGTCGCGCGAGGCGCAGCGGGCCCGTCAGCGCCTCACGGGGTTGTCGCTGCCGCTCAAGTGGAAGGTGCGCCGCGCGGAGGCGCTGGTGGAGCTGCACCACAACATCGCGGCGATGGAACTGCTTCGGGGGGTGATGTCCCAGGTCGAGCTGCCCGACGAAACCTCCTGCCGCGCGCACCTCGCCTATGGCCGCGCGCTGCGCAAGGAGCGTCAGCACCGCCGCGCCATCCAACTGCTCGCGCCCGTGGCGGAGAAGTGTCTGTCGCCGGAGCAGCGGCCCCAGGCCCTCTATGTGCTGGGGTACTCGCAGTCGGTGGTGGACCCGAAGGGCGCCATCGAGACCTACGCGACGCTCGCGCGCGACTACCCCGAGCACGGCTACGCGGATGACGCGCTCTTCTTCGAGGCGTGGTTGCTCCAGCGCACGGGGCAGGCCGACGTGGCGCTCGCGCGCTACGCGGAGGCCGCGCGGCGCTATCCCGCTGGCAACTTCGCGGCGGAGGCGCTCTTCCGGACGTTCTGGCTCCACACGCGGCGCGAGGCCCCCACGCAGGCCCTGGCCGCGTTGGATGCGGTGGAGCACCTGCCCGCGGCCTCGCGCACGGACGAGTCGCTGTGGCGGGCGCGGTACTGGCGCGCGCGCCTGCGAGAGGCCGCGCCGCTCACCAACGCCGCCGCGCTCGATGACTACGTCCGGCTGACCACGGAGCGGCCCGCGAGCTGGTACGGCATGCTGGCGCGCTCTCGGCTGGCGCGGGTGGCTCCGGTGCGGCTGGCCCAGGCGGTGCCTCCTCCCGAGCCGGGCGCCGAAGTCCCTCCTGACGAGGTGTGGCCGCTGCCTCCCGGCGTCCTGCGCGATGACCCGCGCTTCGCCGCGGGGGTGGAGCTCTTGCGCTTGGGACATCCCGGCGCGGCCAAGGAGCTGCTCGCGGTGGACTCGCGAGGCTTGCCGGAGGCGCCCGCGCGGCTGCTCTACCAGACGATGCTGCGCGCGGGGCGCAAGCAGGCCGCGAGGCAGGTGGCCCGGGTCTCCCTGCGTCAGGACGTGCAGGGGCCGCTCAACGCCGCGTCGCGTCCGGTCTGGGAGGCCACCTGGCCGCTGACGTACCGGAAGCTCATCCAGCGCTACTCGCGGGTGTCGCGCGTGGACCCGGACCTGATGCAGGGACTCATCCGCGAGGAGAGCCGGTTCCGTCCCCAGGCGCGCTCGGCCACGGGGGCGCTGGGGCTCGCGCAGCTCATGCCCGACACGGCGAGGACCGTGGCCCGCCAACTGAAGCTGCCCGAAGTGGGGGAGGCGGGACTGCTCCAGCCCGCGCAGAACGTCCGGCTGGGCGCGGCCTACCTGGGGCAGCTCCTCCAGCGCTTCGACGGCAACGTCGCCTACGCGGTGGCCGCGTACAACGCGGGGCCCGCCGCCGTGGACCGCTGGCGTCAGGCACTGCCCGAGGCGGAGCTCGACGAGTGGGTGGAGCACATCACCTTCGACGAGACACGCGAGTACGTCAAACACGTGCTCGGCAGCTACGGGGCCTACAAGCTGCTCTACACCGGTGAGCCCTTGATGCTGCACGCGATGCGCTCGGGCGACGTCAGCCGGAGGTAG
- a CDS encoding SRPBCC domain-containing protein, whose protein sequence is MLLVRTEDFIDAPPEKVWEVLSDFARYPDWNPLLLEARGRLEVGARVAVRAYPPGGPEWWALRFTATLVRVESPGALEWTGGVPGVLQGRHFFHLSSEGRGTRLVHGEEFRGVATRLFGRKRVEALQSAYAAMNRALAERVRG, encoded by the coding sequence ATGCTCCTCGTGAGGACGGAAGACTTCATCGACGCACCCCCTGAGAAGGTGTGGGAGGTGCTGAGCGACTTCGCCCGCTATCCGGACTGGAACCCCCTGTTGTTGGAGGCGCGGGGGCGGCTGGAGGTCGGGGCGCGTGTGGCGGTGCGGGCCTACCCGCCAGGAGGTCCGGAGTGGTGGGCCCTGCGCTTCACGGCGACGCTGGTCCGCGTGGAGTCACCTGGGGCGTTGGAGTGGACGGGCGGCGTTCCGGGGGTGTTGCAGGGGCGGCACTTCTTCCATCTGAGTTCGGAAGGGCGCGGGACGCGGCTGGTGCATGGCGAGGAGTTCCGGGGCGTGGCGACGCGGCTCTTTGGAAGGAAGCGCGTCGAGGCCCTCCAGTCCGCCTATGCGGCGATGAACCGCGCGTTGGCGGAGCGGGTGCGAGGGTAG
- the popD gene encoding PopC secretion inhibitor PopD, with protein MSRKNGEPGDGFAAGGPYSPSGIRPLPGSASARTSPEWIDITVMPREVPAASRRHTSVRPPPLSRAEVHRAGQAESARFHESLIRWIEAHNLQGSVRSVSPPGSLPMLHLRCAPRVLDQLRRAPEFEAGATMPVDLY; from the coding sequence ATGAGCAGGAAGAATGGCGAGCCCGGGGACGGTTTCGCGGCGGGCGGTCCATATAGTCCCTCGGGGATACGCCCGTTGCCTGGCTCCGCCAGCGCGCGGACGTCACCCGAGTGGATCGACATCACGGTGATGCCCCGAGAGGTCCCCGCGGCGTCCCGACGGCACACGTCTGTCCGCCCCCCGCCCCTTTCTCGGGCGGAGGTCCATCGGGCCGGGCAGGCGGAGAGTGCTCGCTTCCACGAGAGCCTCATCCGGTGGATTGAGGCGCACAACCTCCAGGGCTCCGTGCGCTCGGTGAGTCCGCCGGGCTCATTGCCCATGCTTCACCTGCGCTGCGCGCCGCGTGTGCTGGATCAGCTCCGCCGCGCTCCGGAGTTCGAGGCAGGCGCGACAATGCCCGTCGACCTCTACTAG
- the popC gene encoding subtilisin-like protease PopC yields MKSYLLVPKESIETEARVGPRGTQQGERVLPRTTALRFAVANRAPDTLSSLGMRSATLPGPRPPVSGEEARKRVSKGSRIKRPTTRGADATVPALPGAPVTEQTGSEAGSFRFMPLIGATMAHFYSDATEAEARGELATDFEFIPDVVPLSFPGPVSAGQSGPRNRGMSSLAQREWPDESGVPLAHAQGIRGAGVLLGVLDTGVDADHPEHAARVIQFRYVSLFPNSPHNPARDIRGFDPDGHGTHVCGIAAGTHHGVAPEVDLYVASVIESETIRTSLGRVAAGMEWLLHQFSSPQNVTRPAVVNLSLGFPLKPPPGISEADYKLNQRALQTMIRRLLDSNVLPVVAAGNSGPDTVGYPAAFEESLAVGAVDFERNVAHFSASGVVERRVVPDVMGYGVNVYSSTERRCNNQAFYERMSGTSMAAPYVAGIAALYRCRAPDLTALEVRDLILANAVKLPRSNGHRTGKGLAVFR; encoded by the coding sequence ATGAAGTCCTACCTGTTGGTTCCCAAGGAGTCCATCGAGACGGAGGCCCGCGTCGGGCCTCGCGGTACGCAGCAGGGCGAGCGCGTGTTGCCTCGCACCACGGCCCTTCGTTTCGCGGTCGCCAATCGCGCGCCGGATACCCTGTCGTCGCTGGGCATGCGCTCTGCCACGCTGCCTGGTCCGCGTCCTCCCGTCAGCGGAGAGGAGGCCCGCAAGCGCGTGTCGAAGGGCTCGCGCATCAAGCGCCCCACCACGCGTGGCGCGGACGCCACGGTCCCGGCGTTGCCGGGCGCGCCCGTGACGGAGCAGACGGGCAGCGAGGCGGGCAGCTTCCGCTTCATGCCGCTCATCGGCGCCACCATGGCGCACTTCTACTCGGATGCCACGGAGGCGGAGGCGCGAGGCGAACTGGCCACCGACTTCGAGTTCATCCCCGACGTCGTCCCCCTGTCCTTCCCCGGCCCCGTGTCGGCGGGACAGTCCGGGCCGCGCAACCGGGGCATGAGCTCGCTGGCCCAGCGCGAGTGGCCCGATGAGAGCGGCGTGCCCCTGGCGCACGCGCAGGGCATCCGGGGCGCGGGCGTGCTGCTCGGCGTGCTGGACACGGGGGTGGACGCGGACCACCCCGAGCACGCCGCTCGGGTCATCCAGTTCCGCTACGTGTCGCTGTTCCCCAACTCGCCGCACAATCCAGCGCGCGACATTCGAGGCTTCGACCCGGACGGCCACGGCACCCACGTGTGCGGCATCGCCGCGGGCACGCACCACGGCGTCGCCCCGGAGGTGGACCTCTATGTCGCGTCCGTCATCGAGTCGGAGACCATCCGCACCAGCCTGGGCCGCGTGGCCGCGGGCATGGAGTGGCTGCTGCACCAGTTCAGCAGCCCGCAGAACGTCACGCGCCCCGCGGTGGTGAACCTCTCACTGGGGTTCCCGCTCAAGCCGCCGCCGGGCATCTCGGAGGCCGACTACAAGCTCAACCAACGCGCGCTCCAGACGATGATTCGTCGACTGCTGGACAGCAACGTCCTGCCCGTTGTCGCGGCAGGCAACAGTGGACCCGACACGGTTGGTTATCCAGCCGCCTTTGAAGAGTCCCTGGCCGTGGGGGCAGTCGACTTCGAGCGCAACGTGGCTCATTTCTCCGCCAGTGGCGTCGTGGAGCGCCGCGTCGTACCCGACGTCATGGGTTACGGGGTGAATGTGTATTCCAGCACCGAGCGACGTTGTAACAATCAGGCATTCTACGAACGAATGAGTGGCACGAGCATGGCGGCGCCTTATGTAGCGGGTATCGCGGCGCTCTATCGGTGCCGCGCCCCTGACTTGACGGCGCTCGAGGTGCGGGATTTGATTTTGGCCAATGCGGTCAAGCTCCCTCGCTCCAACGGACATCGGACGGGCAAGGGCCTGGCTGTATTCAGGTGA
- a CDS encoding prolipoprotein diacylglyceryl transferase: MIPYWHAPSLNLGPLKIEPFGIFVALGILLAARLLGKQAERQGLDPTPLADYAPWGVGVGVLVGHWVHLFFYHPEELAKSPFQILKVWDGLSSFGGLVGGILAAIFFFRHRKLRFNDYADAFALGVAPGWAVARLGCFAVHDHPGVRTDFFMAVAFPNGPRHDLGMYDAMALFAISGLLYALRDVPKMKGRLLPLLALLYAACRFGFDFLRATDMSYVDARYFGLTPAQYGCFVLVAYGLWGLLRRRESSATSSPPGNTVGAAR, from the coding sequence GTGATTCCCTACTGGCATGCCCCCTCACTGAATCTGGGGCCCCTCAAAATCGAGCCCTTCGGCATCTTCGTCGCCCTGGGCATCCTGCTGGCCGCCCGGTTGCTCGGCAAGCAGGCGGAGCGCCAAGGGTTGGACCCCACGCCGCTCGCCGACTACGCCCCGTGGGGCGTGGGCGTGGGCGTGCTGGTGGGCCACTGGGTGCACCTGTTCTTCTACCACCCGGAGGAGCTGGCCAAGTCGCCGTTCCAGATTCTGAAGGTGTGGGACGGCCTGTCGTCCTTCGGTGGCCTGGTGGGCGGCATCCTCGCGGCCATCTTCTTCTTCCGGCACCGCAAGCTGCGCTTCAACGACTACGCGGACGCGTTCGCCCTGGGCGTGGCGCCGGGCTGGGCGGTGGCGCGGCTGGGCTGCTTCGCGGTGCATGACCACCCGGGTGTGCGCACCGACTTCTTCATGGCGGTGGCCTTCCCCAACGGCCCCCGGCACGACCTGGGCATGTACGACGCGATGGCGCTCTTCGCCATCTCCGGCCTCCTGTACGCCCTGCGCGACGTGCCCAAGATGAAGGGGCGGCTGTTGCCGCTGCTGGCCCTGCTCTACGCGGCGTGCCGCTTCGGCTTCGACTTCCTGCGCGCCACGGACATGAGCTACGTGGACGCGCGCTACTTCGGCCTGACGCCCGCGCAGTACGGCTGCTTCGTGCTGGTGGCCTACGGCCTGTGGGGCCTGTTGCGCCGCCGCGAGTCGAGCGCGACGTCCTCGCCCCCGGGCAACACGGTGGGCGCCGCGCGGTAG
- a CDS encoding sigma-70 family RNA polymerase sigma factor, translated as MTDRAHGALAEAAREHERYLWGLCYRMTGVAADADELVQETFARALTSPPPRYEDLRPWLTRVAVNLSRDALRRRRREAYVGPWLPSPLETGEEEVPHAAEARLPGGGSTEGRYELLESVSYAFLLALEALSPKQRAVLLLRDVFDSTVREVADALDMSEVHVKVVHHRARAAMAAYNGARCVPTKELQERTRVALESFLGALMSRDVAAAQALLADDVRALSDGGGEVRAAQVPLVGPQRVMQFLARLLLQRGPPTSMELQSLNGLPALAMTFAPDKDPMHATRGVFRVELGADGRIAHIHSVLTTRKLVGVRIPPPG; from the coding sequence ATGACGGACCGGGCACATGGGGCGTTGGCGGAGGCGGCTCGGGAGCACGAGCGCTACCTCTGGGGGCTGTGCTACCGCATGACGGGGGTGGCGGCGGACGCGGACGAGCTGGTGCAGGAGACCTTCGCCCGCGCGCTGACGTCGCCGCCTCCGCGGTACGAGGACCTGCGCCCCTGGCTGACGCGGGTGGCGGTGAACCTGTCGCGAGACGCCCTGCGCCGGCGCCGGCGCGAGGCCTACGTGGGGCCCTGGCTGCCCTCCCCACTGGAGACAGGCGAGGAGGAGGTGCCGCACGCGGCGGAGGCGCGGCTGCCTGGAGGAGGCTCGACGGAGGGGCGCTACGAGCTCCTGGAGAGTGTCTCCTACGCCTTCCTGCTGGCGCTGGAGGCCCTGTCCCCCAAGCAGCGCGCGGTGCTGCTCCTGCGCGACGTGTTCGACTCCACCGTGCGCGAGGTGGCCGACGCGCTGGACATGAGCGAGGTCCACGTGAAGGTGGTGCACCACCGCGCCCGGGCGGCCATGGCGGCCTACAACGGCGCGCGGTGTGTGCCGACGAAGGAACTCCAGGAGCGCACGCGCGTCGCGCTGGAGAGCTTCCTGGGGGCGTTGATGTCCCGCGACGTGGCGGCGGCGCAGGCCCTGCTGGCCGACGACGTGCGCGCCCTGTCGGATGGTGGGGGAGAGGTTCGCGCGGCGCAGGTGCCGCTGGTGGGCCCGCAGCGCGTGATGCAGTTCCTGGCGCGGCTGCTCTTGCAGCGAGGACCGCCGACCTCGATGGAGCTCCAGTCCCTCAACGGCCTGCCGGCGCTGGCGATGACCTTCGCGCCGGACAAGGACCCGATGCATGCCACCCGAGGGGTGTTCCGCGTGGAGCTGGGAGCGGATGGACGCATCGCGCACATCCACTCGGTGCTCACGACGCGCAAGCTCGTGGGCGTGCGGATTCCCCCGCCGGGGTGA
- a CDS encoding FAD-dependent oxidoreductase, translating into MTAKKVAVVGGGLGGLAAAALLARGGCSVTLFERSKSLGGRGQTSEVDGFKFNLGPRALAVAGAGMRVLGRLGVKPQGSVPGQKGGTYALRAGRLHTLPRGPVSLLTSDLLGLAGKLELARFLGGMPRVDADALEDVSMKEWLDTRVSSDEVREVAGALVRVASYCADLEVLSAQAAVRQLQQALKANVLYVDEGWGSLVANVATVAREAGVRVELSAKVERVVVKDGQVVGLRMGDGTVHAVDAVVVAGAPGDVAAMLPGDEVLEQQAAAATPVRAATLELGLSRLPKPQALFALGIDGPWYASVHSAYAKLGPEGGAMVHVMKYLTEADGPTSEAELESVMDTLQPGWREVLVAKRFRPSLVVTHLLPTAKAGGLSGRPTPEVPHVGGLFRVGDWVGDEGMLVDASFASAEAVEHALLRRGQHAEPLRMAVGA; encoded by the coding sequence ATGACGGCGAAGAAGGTGGCGGTGGTGGGTGGGGGCTTGGGCGGGCTCGCGGCGGCGGCGCTGCTGGCGCGGGGCGGATGCTCGGTGACGCTGTTCGAGCGCTCCAAGAGTCTCGGCGGACGCGGGCAGACCTCCGAGGTGGATGGGTTCAAGTTCAACCTGGGACCTCGTGCGCTCGCGGTGGCGGGAGCGGGGATGCGGGTGCTCGGGCGGCTGGGCGTGAAGCCCCAGGGCAGTGTCCCCGGGCAGAAGGGCGGGACGTACGCCCTGAGGGCGGGACGGCTGCACACGCTGCCCCGAGGTCCGGTGTCGCTCTTGACGTCGGACCTGCTGGGCCTGGCGGGAAAGCTGGAGCTGGCGCGGTTCCTGGGGGGGATGCCCCGGGTCGACGCGGACGCGCTGGAGGACGTGTCGATGAAGGAGTGGCTGGACACGCGCGTGTCGAGCGACGAGGTGCGCGAGGTCGCGGGCGCGCTGGTGCGGGTGGCCAGCTACTGCGCGGACCTGGAGGTGCTCAGCGCCCAGGCGGCGGTGCGGCAACTCCAGCAGGCCCTCAAGGCCAACGTGCTGTACGTGGACGAGGGCTGGGGCTCGCTCGTCGCGAACGTGGCGACGGTCGCGCGGGAGGCGGGCGTGAGGGTGGAGCTCTCCGCGAAGGTGGAGCGCGTCGTCGTGAAGGACGGACAGGTGGTGGGGCTGCGGATGGGGGATGGCACCGTGCACGCGGTGGATGCCGTGGTGGTGGCGGGGGCGCCCGGGGATGTCGCCGCGATGCTGCCGGGGGATGAGGTGCTCGAGCAGCAGGCCGCCGCCGCGACGCCGGTGAGGGCGGCCACGCTCGAGCTGGGCCTGTCCCGCCTGCCGAAGCCGCAGGCGCTCTTCGCGCTGGGCATCGATGGTCCGTGGTACGCCTCCGTGCACTCGGCCTACGCGAAGCTGGGACCCGAGGGAGGCGCCATGGTGCACGTCATGAAGTACCTGACGGAGGCGGACGGGCCGACGAGCGAGGCGGAGCTGGAGTCCGTGATGGACACGCTCCAGCCCGGGTGGCGTGAGGTCCTGGTGGCGAAGCGGTTCCGTCCCTCGCTGGTGGTGACGCACCTGCTGCCCACCGCGAAGGCGGGAGGCCTGTCCGGCCGGCCCACGCCCGAGGTTCCCCACGTCGGCGGGCTGTTCCGCGTGGGCGACTGGGTGGGCGACGAGGGCATGCTGGTGGACGCGTCCTTCGCCAGCGCGGAGGCGGTGGAGCACGCGCTGCTGCGCCGGGGACAGCACGCGGAGCCCCTGCGGATGGCGGTGGGGGCCTGA